A window from Synechococcus sp. RSCCF101 encodes these proteins:
- a CDS encoding MEKHLA domain-containing protein, whose protein sequence is MSGTAPWLSEENRALATLLIACHERCFSRPLLVAPDPARKEADPAERLYAAAHPVLAHDGAADPCLIYANAAALTLWGHTWASMVGMPSRLTAEPSQQPDRAEALKQAQAREALEGYSGIRINRHGRRFRIEGARLWTLRVPDGPPCGQAAAFEHWSWLE, encoded by the coding sequence GTGAGCGGAACAGCGCCATGGCTGAGCGAGGAGAACCGGGCCCTGGCCACACTGCTGATCGCGTGCCACGAACGCTGCTTCAGCAGGCCCCTGCTCGTGGCTCCTGATCCGGCCCGGAAGGAAGCCGACCCGGCCGAGCGGCTCTACGCGGCTGCACACCCGGTGCTGGCTCACGATGGGGCCGCCGACCCGTGTCTGATCTACGCCAACGCGGCCGCGCTGACGCTGTGGGGTCACACCTGGGCCTCCATGGTGGGCATGCCCTCACGGCTCACGGCCGAACCCTCCCAGCAGCCGGATCGCGCCGAGGCCCTGAAGCAGGCGCAGGCACGGGAGGCCCTCGAGGGCTACAGCGGCATCCGCATCAACCGCCACGGCCGGCGCTTCCGGATCGAGGGGGCCCGGCTCTGGACCCTGCGCGTCCCCGATGGGCCGCCCTGCGGACAGGCGGCCGCCTTCGAGCACTGGAGCTGGTTGGAGTAG
- a CDS encoding SWIM zinc finger family protein — MTATPSNGGLVAATPGEGLHQQPWWVEQWMELINSYRFKKRLERAWTYVREGNVVSIRFEGRRVHARVQGTEPDPYKVKLWLDVLNDDDWNYVLEALAEKARWSAQLLAGIMPADIERAFAASGKRLFPFKLQEVRSECTCPDKANPCKHASAVYYLMGDRFSEDPFVLFQLRGRTRAQLLKDLAQRRREKQEQRARQLEQAGSGEEDAAPEVTDQPLAPHPALQEPQRWWQYGETLDPDLVVITPAMEGDTGLDQAGELPLAAEARHPDANRLFLEHITSHGQAMAAAALSQAMGAGDQ; from the coding sequence ATGACCGCCACACCCAGCAACGGCGGCCTCGTCGCCGCCACCCCCGGCGAGGGCCTGCATCAGCAGCCCTGGTGGGTGGAGCAGTGGATGGAGCTGATCAACTCCTACCGCTTCAAGAAACGGCTCGAGCGCGCCTGGACCTACGTGCGCGAGGGCAACGTGGTGTCGATCCGCTTCGAGGGGCGGCGGGTGCACGCCCGCGTGCAGGGAACCGAGCCCGATCCCTACAAGGTGAAGCTCTGGCTCGACGTTCTCAACGACGACGACTGGAACTACGTGCTGGAGGCCCTGGCCGAGAAGGCGCGCTGGTCGGCCCAGCTGCTGGCGGGGATCATGCCGGCCGACATCGAACGGGCCTTCGCCGCCAGCGGCAAGCGCCTGTTCCCGTTCAAGCTGCAGGAGGTGCGGAGCGAATGCACCTGCCCCGACAAGGCCAACCCCTGCAAGCACGCCAGCGCCGTCTACTACCTGATGGGCGATCGCTTCAGCGAGGATCCGTTCGTGCTGTTTCAGCTGCGGGGCCGCACCCGGGCCCAGCTGCTGAAGGATCTGGCCCAGCGGCGGCGCGAGAAGCAGGAGCAGCGGGCCCGCCAGCTGGAGCAGGCCGGCAGCGGCGAGGAGGACGCGGCGCCGGAGGTCACCGACCAGCCCCTGGCGCCGCACCCGGCCCTGCAGGAACCGCAGCGCTGGTGGCAGTACGGCGAGACCCTCGATCCCGATCTGGTGGTGATCACCCCGGCCATGGAGGGCGACACCGGGTTGGATCAGGCCGGCGAGCTGCCCCTGGCCGCCGAGGCGCGCCATCCAGACGCCAACCGCCTGTTCCTCGAGCACATCACCAGCCACGGCCAGGCGATGGCCGCCGCCGCCCTGAGCCAGGCCATGGGCGCGGGCGATCAGTGA